From a single Pirellulaceae bacterium genomic region:
- a CDS encoding transglutaminase domain-containing protein: MSPIRQALAVHLLLWLGAGGLNPIAAQQIAAIESPLKYVAPKTFEMVIGVRITASEGSLFETSAQTVFPTDWPEQTVEVLDIHVPRGMQHSFRDLPGGNRQWLLVAPLIQAPQPVEATIKVRFTKSQIAGPEETAELVAPKRPDKTIRQFLLPSPQIDPNLGEIKKIVKQIDSQQPSTDWRRVEQLYDWVRDNIVYTEGDLKTLAKALRERKGDCEEMTGIFVALCRAARVPARCVWIPNHCYPEFYLEASDGRGYWFPCQVAGTRAFGSMPDYLPILQKGDRFKIPERPETLRYLSDYLTSKKVTSKRDPKVEFIRQLLGDAANLPAPDQAGQANLQPQFSTP; encoded by the coding sequence ATGTCTCCCATTCGCCAAGCGCTGGCCGTTCATCTACTGCTGTGGCTAGGCGCTGGAGGCCTAAACCCGATCGCGGCCCAGCAAATCGCGGCTATTGAGTCACCGCTCAAGTATGTTGCGCCCAAGACCTTCGAGATGGTGATTGGCGTGCGCATCACGGCCAGCGAAGGCAGTCTCTTTGAAACATCAGCCCAGACTGTCTTTCCGACTGATTGGCCCGAGCAGACCGTCGAGGTTCTGGATATTCACGTCCCGCGCGGCATGCAGCATTCGTTCCGCGATCTACCCGGCGGCAATCGACAATGGCTATTGGTCGCTCCGCTGATTCAAGCTCCACAGCCCGTTGAAGCCACCATCAAGGTTCGCTTTACCAAGAGCCAAATTGCAGGTCCCGAGGAGACCGCAGAGCTGGTCGCACCGAAACGACCTGACAAGACAATCCGCCAATTCTTATTGCCGAGCCCGCAGATCGATCCCAACTTAGGCGAGATCAAGAAGATCGTCAAACAGATCGACTCGCAGCAGCCCTCCACGGATTGGCGGCGCGTTGAACAACTGTACGACTGGGTTCGCGACAATATTGTTTACACCGAAGGGGATCTCAAGACATTAGCCAAAGCGCTTCGTGAACGCAAAGGTGACTGCGAGGAGATGACTGGAATTTTTGTAGCGCTGTGCCGCGCAGCGCGAGTACCGGCGCGCTGCGTTTGGATTCCCAACCATTGTTACCCGGAGTTCTACCTGGAAGCCTCGGATGGGCGGGGTTACTGGTTCCCATGTCAAGTCGCTGGCACGCGTGCCTTTGGCAGTATGCCCGACTATCTTCCGATCCTGCAAAAGGGCGATCGCTTCAAAATCCCTGAACGCCCGGAGACGCTGCGATATTTGTCCGACTACTTGACGTCCAAGAAGGTTACTAGCAAGCGTGATCCCAAAGTCGAGTTCATTCGGCAGCTGTTGGGGGACGCCGCCAATCTGCCTGCACCCGATCAGGCTGGGCAGGCAAATCTACAACCTCAGTTTTCCACGCCCTAA
- a CDS encoding PmoA family protein encodes MRLPLCLASLMWLLTWMPAARAQFQLEKEDAGVRVLWNGQLITQYLTARPSPILWPLLGPDNVKLTRDYPMLPDTAGEKRDHPHHRSLWFTHGAVNGSDFWHKGGTVVHQEFTTLESGPQAVIGSVNLWIKNDGEKVLTERRRMTFHADEDMRWIDFDIVLDAEFGEVHFGDTKEGSFAVRVAETMKVDAGKGGRIVNSEGKSNLLAWGQRAAWVNYTGPVGEKTYGVAMFCHPSSFNFPHRWHVRTYGLFAANPFGEQQFVGGSESGSGVVLKDSEALKLRYRVLLHRGISDQQVLQKINDEFANSEPVAL; translated from the coding sequence ATGAGACTTCCGTTGTGCTTGGCGTCGCTGATGTGGTTGTTGACTTGGATGCCAGCAGCCAGGGCACAGTTTCAATTGGAGAAAGAGGACGCTGGAGTTCGCGTGCTGTGGAATGGTCAACTCATCACTCAATACTTGACCGCCCGCCCTAGCCCCATTCTGTGGCCATTGTTGGGGCCAGATAATGTAAAGCTGACACGAGACTATCCAATGCTTCCCGACACTGCCGGGGAAAAGCGGGATCATCCCCACCATCGCTCGCTGTGGTTCACGCACGGTGCCGTCAATGGCAGCGATTTTTGGCACAAAGGAGGTACAGTTGTCCATCAGGAGTTTACCACTCTCGAATCCGGCCCGCAGGCGGTAATCGGCAGCGTGAACTTGTGGATCAAGAATGATGGCGAAAAGGTACTCACGGAACGACGCAGGATGACCTTCCATGCCGACGAGGACATGCGCTGGATCGACTTCGATATCGTATTGGACGCTGAGTTTGGGGAGGTGCACTTTGGCGATACCAAAGAGGGCTCCTTTGCAGTACGGGTGGCGGAGACGATGAAGGTCGATGCAGGTAAGGGCGGCCGAATCGTCAATAGCGAAGGTAAAAGCAATCTGCTGGCCTGGGGACAGCGGGCGGCCTGGGTCAATTACACCGGCCCCGTCGGCGAGAAGACCTACGGCGTGGCCATGTTTTGCCACCCCAGCTCGTTCAACTTCCCGCATCGCTGGCACGTGCGTACGTATGGGCTGTTCGCCGCCAATCCGTTTGGTGAGCAGCAGTTTGTGGGCGGCTCCGAATCGGGTTCGGGCGTAGTACTCAAAGACTCTGAAGCACTCAAGCTGCGCTACCGAGTCTTGCTGCACCGAGGTATTTCAGACCAGCAGGTTTTGCAGAAGATCAACGATGAATTTGCCAATTCGGAACCCGTGGCACTTTGA
- a CDS encoding insulinase family protein, whose protein sequence is MELITHKTDGAPQIVILRDPTALTTSLGWFVRTGARDETAELAGVSHFLEHMVFKGTARRSAEDVNRELDDMGAQSNAFTSEESTVYYASVLPECQQPCLDLLTDLMQPALDAAEFETEKQVILEEIAMYDDQPPYGAFEVVLEQLFGLHPLATRVLGTTESVSDLTADQMREYHAQHYSADNMFLVASGQVDCDALIEYTLRATAHWPNRPVMRKHGKPRYQPNQVTIRRQAAHQQYSICGWPGLDSNDSQRYALRLLCSIIGDESGSRLFWELIDTGRAESAALWPHFFDECGCVLSYLCCAPDDMAANQAIFANVLQKVALDGVSERELELARSKISSSLILADERPGNRLFAVGQSWLNHRGYEPLDVVLARYAAVTLDDIRSIAQRTLSLPHARVCVVSDQESD, encoded by the coding sequence ATGGAATTGATCACTCATAAGACTGACGGTGCGCCGCAAATCGTGATCCTGCGCGATCCCACGGCCCTGACAACCTCGCTGGGTTGGTTCGTTCGCACCGGCGCCCGCGATGAGACGGCGGAATTGGCAGGCGTAAGCCACTTCCTGGAGCACATGGTGTTCAAAGGGACAGCCCGGCGGTCTGCCGAGGACGTCAATCGTGAATTGGACGACATGGGCGCGCAGTCTAACGCCTTTACATCTGAAGAATCGACAGTGTATTACGCCAGTGTGCTGCCCGAGTGCCAACAGCCTTGTTTGGATTTACTGACCGACCTGATGCAGCCCGCGCTGGACGCTGCGGAATTCGAGACGGAAAAACAGGTCATCTTAGAAGAGATCGCCATGTATGACGATCAGCCACCTTACGGAGCGTTTGAAGTTGTGTTGGAACAACTGTTCGGCTTGCATCCGCTGGCGACTCGCGTTTTGGGAACAACCGAATCGGTCTCGGATCTGACGGCCGATCAGATGCGGGAATACCATGCGCAACACTATTCGGCTGACAATATGTTCCTGGTGGCCAGTGGCCAAGTCGATTGCGATGCGCTGATTGAATATACCCTGCGAGCCACCGCCCACTGGCCCAACAGGCCGGTAATGCGCAAACATGGCAAGCCGCGTTATCAACCCAATCAGGTGACCATTCGTCGCCAAGCTGCGCATCAGCAGTATAGCATCTGCGGCTGGCCGGGATTGGACAGCAACGATTCTCAACGATATGCCCTGCGGCTGTTGTGTTCGATAATCGGCGATGAATCCGGCAGTCGCCTGTTTTGGGAATTGATTGACACTGGTCGGGCAGAATCGGCCGCGCTTTGGCCGCACTTCTTCGACGAATGCGGCTGTGTGTTGAGCTACCTGTGCTGTGCACCGGATGATATGGCTGCTAACCAAGCAATCTTTGCTAATGTTCTGCAGAAGGTAGCGCTCGATGGTGTCAGCGAGCGCGAGCTGGAGTTGGCTCGCAGCAAGATTTCCAGTAGCCTGATTTTAGCCGATGAACGGCCGGGCAATCGCCTATTCGCTGTGGGCCAAAGCTGGCTTAACCATCGGGGCTACGAACCGTTGGATGTTGTCTTGGCACGTTACGCCGCTGTAACCCTCGATGACATCCGCAGCATCGCCCAGCGCACGCTTAGCTTGCCACACGCCCGCGTATGCGTGGTCAGCGACCAAGAATCCGACTAG